One stretch of Chlamydia abortus DNA includes these proteins:
- the rmuC gene encoding DNA recombination protein RmuC, whose amino-acid sequence MIDFSITHILVAFLGLSLGVALSSYYYRKRESSYSEARRNLEHENELLKSSLELSRRQEQLMEDFSNKLAVSSQSLIKEMKEETKSYFSEKSKTIESILTPVQATLTAFKQNLETFETKHAEDRGSLKEQISHLLAAEKKLEKETQALTDILKHPGSRGRWGEIQLERILELSGMLKYCDYETQATDAEGSVRADMIIRLPHERCLVIDSKAPFSETYLSQDTSDKSDLIGKIKEHIKTLKSKSYWEKFHYSPEFVILFLPGESIFNDALRIAPELIDIAATSNVILSGPLTLLALLKTVAHTWKQENLRAQIQEIGQLGKELHHRLHVVFNYFHKIGKNLNNTVQSYNDMSSSLQHRILPTLRKFEDLEITSSLHRVEDPCPIHNPAISFLPGCEEDDIASEDRLLQEDKL is encoded by the coding sequence ATGATAGACTTTTCAATAACGCATATTCTTGTTGCTTTCCTTGGCCTCAGCTTAGGGGTTGCTTTATCTTCTTATTATTATCGCAAGAGAGAATCTTCGTATTCCGAAGCAAGAAGAAACTTGGAACACGAAAATGAACTCTTGAAAAGTTCTTTAGAGTTATCACGTCGTCAAGAACAACTGATGGAAGATTTCAGCAATAAACTTGCCGTATCTTCGCAATCTCTTATTAAAGAGATGAAAGAAGAAACGAAGAGCTACTTCTCTGAGAAATCTAAAACTATTGAATCTATATTAACTCCTGTTCAGGCTACACTGACTGCCTTTAAGCAGAACTTAGAAACTTTCGAGACTAAACATGCTGAAGATCGAGGTTCCTTAAAAGAACAAATATCTCATCTTCTTGCTGCAGAAAAAAAACTTGAAAAAGAAACGCAAGCCTTGACGGATATCTTAAAACATCCAGGATCACGCGGCCGTTGGGGAGAGATTCAGTTAGAAAGAATCTTAGAGCTTTCAGGCATGCTTAAATATTGTGATTATGAAACACAAGCTACGGATGCTGAGGGTTCAGTACGCGCGGATATGATCATCCGTCTTCCGCACGAACGCTGTTTGGTTATTGATTCCAAGGCTCCATTTTCAGAAACTTATTTGTCCCAAGATACTTCTGATAAATCTGACCTGATAGGGAAAATCAAGGAGCATATCAAAACACTAAAATCAAAAAGCTACTGGGAAAAATTTCATTATTCCCCAGAATTTGTTATTCTTTTCCTTCCTGGTGAGAGTATTTTTAATGATGCTCTACGTATTGCTCCTGAACTTATCGATATTGCAGCAACTTCTAATGTCATTCTATCGGGACCTTTAACACTACTGGCTTTATTAAAAACTGTTGCCCATACATGGAAACAAGAAAACTTAAGAGCGCAGATCCAGGAAATAGGGCAATTAGGAAAAGAATTACACCATCGTTTACATGTAGTTTTTAACTATTTTCACAAGATTGGGAAAAATCTTAATAATACTGTGCAAAGTTATAATGATATGTCATCTAGCTTGCAGCATAGGATATTACCCACTCTACGGAAATTCGAAGATTTAGAGATTACATCTTCTCTACACAGAGTAGAGGATCCCTGTCCTATTCATAATCCCGCAATATCTTTTCTTCCAGGCTGCGAAGAAGATGACATCGCTTCAGAAGATCGCCTACTCCAAGAAGATAAGCTGTAA
- a CDS encoding CDP-alcohol phosphatidyltransferase family protein, which yields MAELEPEIRGKRRVVTPNAITAFGLCCGLFIIFKSVLKTSSSVELLHRLQGLSLLLISAMIADFSDGAIARIMKAESAFGAQFDSLSDAITFGIAPPLIAIKSLDGVYAGGFFSSLLLVTSIIYSLCGVLRLVRYNLFSKKPNETTRLPCFIGLPIPAAAACVVSLALFIASDFGTVLPVQVRVTLISLGLLFIGSLMISPWKFPGLKNLRFKVSSFLLVVTTGLVACLFFLGLVDHFTEVFFLVSWLYVLVAFPIFAITYQRKTKRL from the coding sequence ATGGCAGAATTGGAACCAGAAATCCGAGGTAAGCGTCGAGTCGTGACTCCTAACGCTATCACTGCCTTCGGTCTCTGTTGTGGACTTTTTATTATTTTTAAGAGTGTTTTAAAGACATCATCTTCTGTAGAACTATTGCATCGTTTACAGGGGCTTTCGCTTTTGTTAATCAGTGCGATGATCGCGGATTTTTCTGATGGTGCTATTGCTCGCATTATGAAAGCGGAAAGTGCTTTCGGAGCACAATTTGATTCTCTTTCTGATGCTATAACATTCGGTATAGCGCCTCCACTCATTGCGATTAAGAGTCTGGATGGTGTGTATGCTGGGGGATTTTTTTCTTCCCTACTTTTAGTAACCTCGATCATTTACTCCCTGTGTGGAGTTTTACGGTTAGTCCGCTACAATTTGTTCTCTAAAAAACCTAACGAAACTACACGGCTTCCCTGCTTTATCGGTTTGCCGATTCCTGCTGCTGCTGCATGTGTTGTCTCTTTAGCTTTATTCATAGCCTCTGACTTTGGTACAGTACTTCCGGTACAAGTGCGTGTGACTTTGATTTCTTTAGGTCTACTATTTATTGGAAGTCTTATGATCTCCCCGTGGAAGTTCCCGGGGCTCAAAAACCTACGTTTTAAAGTTTCTTCTTTTTTACTTGTTGTTACTACTGGTTTAGTCGCATGTTTGTTTTTCCTAGGTCTTGTTGATCATTTTACCGAAGTATTTTTCTTAGTTTCTTGGTTATATGTTTTGGTAGCGTTCCCTATTTTTGCGATCACATATCAAAGAAAGACAAAACGGTTATGA
- the sucD gene encoding succinate--CoA ligase subunit alpha, which produces MFCSLSKKIPIITQGITGKAGSFHTEQCLAYGSNFVGGVTPGKGGTKHLNLHVYDSVLEAKQATNCRATMIFVPPAYAAEAIIEAEDAGIELIVCITEGIPVKDMLEVSHVMQHSSSRLIGPNCPGIIKPGACKIGIMPGYIHLPGNVGVVSRSGTLTYEAVWQLTQRSIGQSVCIGIGGDPLNGTSFIDVLEEFQHDPQTELILMIGEIGGSAEEEAAEWIQAYCTKPVIAFIAGETAPKGKRMGHAGAIISGNSGDAKSKKEALRRAGVCVVESPALIGETVETLLRSS; this is translated from the coding sequence ATGTTTTGCTCATTAAGTAAAAAAATCCCGATTATCACGCAAGGAATCACAGGAAAAGCCGGCTCATTTCATACAGAGCAATGCCTGGCATACGGATCAAATTTCGTGGGGGGAGTCACCCCTGGAAAAGGAGGGACAAAGCATCTAAATCTTCATGTATATGACTCTGTATTAGAAGCAAAACAAGCAACGAATTGTCGTGCAACAATGATATTTGTCCCCCCGGCTTATGCTGCAGAAGCGATAATTGAAGCTGAGGATGCAGGAATTGAGCTGATTGTTTGCATTACAGAAGGTATCCCTGTCAAAGATATGCTCGAAGTTAGCCATGTGATGCAACATAGCTCGTCCCGATTGATAGGTCCTAACTGCCCAGGAATTATCAAGCCCGGTGCATGTAAAATTGGTATCATGCCAGGATATATCCACCTTCCTGGTAATGTAGGTGTGGTTTCCAGATCAGGAACATTAACTTATGAAGCTGTTTGGCAACTCACTCAACGGAGTATAGGACAAAGCGTATGCATAGGTATCGGTGGAGATCCTTTAAATGGCACTTCGTTTATCGATGTTCTAGAAGAATTTCAACATGATCCTCAAACAGAACTCATATTGATGATTGGAGAAATCGGCGGTAGCGCTGAAGAAGAGGCTGCTGAATGGATCCAAGCTTACTGTACCAAACCTGTAATAGCATTTATTGCTGGAGAAACAGCTCCTAAAGGCAAGCGTATGGGGCACGCGGGCGCGATTATTTCTGGAAATTCTGGAGATGCTAAAAGTAAAAAAGAAGCTTTGAGGAGAGCAGGGGTCTGTGTTGTTGAATCTCCAGCTTTAATTGGAGAAACTGTAGAAACCTTATTACGCTCTTCATAA
- the sucC gene encoding ADP-forming succinate--CoA ligase subunit beta: MHLHEYQAKDLLTSYAIPMPPYRVASSVEEGRHTLNELGINAGVVKVQVHAGGRGKNGGVIVAKSPEEILAAVDQLLHMRFVSNQTSGEALPVEKVLITPLVNIAAEYYLAVIMDRKNRCPTIMLSKAGGVDIEEVAQKYPDQQLTISLTPFARLYNYQLRQMIKFMGWEGDTGKQGVQMIKNLVQCFYDNDASLLEINPLVRTQEGDLLVLDAKVTIDDNALYRHPKLEVLYDPSQENVRDVLAKQIGLSYIALDGNIGCLVNGAGLAMSTLDILKIHGGSAANFLDVGGSATEQQIQEAVSLVLSDENVEVLFINIFGGIMDCSAVASGLVAVMQTRENLIPTVVRLEGTNVELGKEIVQCSGIPCKFTDSLNTGAQLAVALSK; this comes from the coding sequence ATGCACCTTCATGAATACCAAGCTAAAGACCTCTTAACCTCTTATGCTATCCCTATGCCTCCTTATCGTGTAGCCTCGTCTGTTGAAGAAGGTAGGCATACGCTCAATGAGTTAGGAATCAACGCAGGTGTGGTTAAAGTACAAGTACATGCTGGAGGTAGGGGGAAAAACGGTGGGGTAATTGTTGCTAAATCTCCTGAGGAGATTCTTGCAGCTGTTGATCAATTGTTACACATGCGTTTTGTCAGCAATCAAACTTCTGGAGAAGCTTTACCGGTAGAGAAAGTTCTGATCACCCCCTTAGTGAATATTGCTGCCGAATATTACCTAGCAGTCATCATGGATAGGAAAAATCGCTGCCCAACGATTATGTTATCGAAAGCCGGAGGTGTGGATATTGAAGAGGTAGCTCAAAAATATCCTGACCAACAGCTTACTATATCCCTGACTCCTTTTGCTCGTCTATATAATTACCAACTTAGACAGATGATTAAATTTATGGGTTGGGAAGGAGATACTGGGAAACAAGGCGTCCAGATGATTAAAAATCTTGTCCAATGTTTCTATGACAATGATGCTTCTTTACTGGAAATTAATCCTTTAGTACGTACTCAAGAAGGAGATCTTCTTGTGCTAGATGCTAAAGTAACGATTGATGATAATGCCCTATACCGTCATCCAAAACTTGAAGTGTTGTACGACCCCTCTCAAGAAAATGTTCGTGATGTACTTGCTAAGCAGATAGGACTTTCCTACATTGCTCTAGATGGCAATATTGGTTGCTTAGTGAATGGTGCCGGATTAGCTATGAGCACATTAGACATTCTTAAGATTCATGGAGGATCCGCAGCAAATTTCCTTGATGTTGGCGGAAGTGCTACCGAACAACAAATTCAGGAAGCCGTATCTTTAGTCCTATCAGACGAAAATGTCGAGGTTCTTTTTATCAACATTTTCGGTGGAATTATGGATTGTTCTGCGGTTGCCTCAGGACTCGTTGCTGTGATGCAAACTAGAGAAAATCTCATTCCTACAGTAGTACGTCTAGAAGGAACAAATGTAGAACTTGGCAAAGAAATTGTACAGTGTTCAGGAATCCCCTGTAAGTTTACCGATTCCTTAAATACAGGCGCACAGCTTGCTGTAGCATTAAGTAAATAA
- the ftsY gene encoding signal recognition particle-docking protein FtsY: MFKFFSSKIQSLFKKTLSPDLLEFTESLFYEADFGSDLTEELCSRLRKCRKPDASTVKDLVSSLLRETLDSLPLAEPCQGPAPIVSLILGSNGSGKTTTVAKLAHYYLSRSEKVMIVATDTFRSAGMNQMRCWAEKLGCGFVSGKPGGDPAAIAYDGIASAMSRGYDRVLIDTSGRLHTHTNLLNELSKIVSVCNKVHPGSPHERLMTIDATLGGNVIEQVRVFHDTVPLSGLILTKVDGSAKGGTLFRVAKQLKIPTKFVGYGELIGDLEEFHIDRFLEKLSPPS, from the coding sequence GTGTTCAAGTTCTTTAGTAGCAAGATTCAGTCTCTATTTAAAAAAACTCTCTCCCCAGATCTTTTAGAATTTACAGAAAGTTTATTTTACGAAGCAGATTTTGGATCAGATCTTACTGAAGAGTTGTGTTCTCGTTTGCGCAAATGCCGTAAGCCGGATGCGTCTACTGTTAAAGATCTTGTTTCCTCATTACTTCGTGAAACTCTAGACAGTTTACCTCTTGCAGAACCTTGTCAAGGACCAGCCCCTATTGTTTCTTTGATATTAGGGAGCAATGGGTCAGGGAAAACCACAACTGTGGCTAAACTTGCGCACTACTACCTGTCTCGGTCGGAGAAAGTGATGATTGTTGCCACGGATACTTTCCGTAGTGCTGGTATGAATCAGATGCGTTGTTGGGCTGAAAAATTAGGCTGTGGATTTGTATCTGGGAAGCCTGGCGGCGACCCTGCTGCTATTGCTTATGATGGCATTGCTTCTGCTATGTCTCGAGGTTACGACCGTGTACTGATTGATACTTCAGGTCGTTTACACACGCATACCAACTTACTCAATGAATTATCAAAAATTGTTTCGGTATGTAATAAAGTACATCCAGGATCTCCGCACGAGCGACTCATGACTATAGATGCAACTTTGGGAGGAAACGTCATTGAGCAGGTACGTGTTTTCCATGATACCGTTCCTCTATCCGGACTTATCCTAACTAAAGTTGATGGTTCTGCTAAAGGTGGGACATTATTTCGTGTAGCCAAACAATTAAAGATCCCTACAAAATTCGTCGGCTACGGCGAACTTATAGGGGATCTTGAAGAATTTCATATAGATAGGTTCTTAGAAAAGCTTTCCCCCCCTTCCTAA
- a CDS encoding M20/M25/M40 family metallo-hydrolase, whose amino-acid sequence MNNDLNYFESHYQKLLKEFSDFLHFRSISADPNCLADCESCAAFLVDNLKDIFSIELWEKPGHPPIIYATYREAGATAPTLLLYNHYDVQPADMADGWLADPFTMRKQGEHLIARGASDNKGQCFYTWKALEHYYQSRKGFPVNITWIIEGEEESDSRTLKAFVQEKKEQLHADYFLIVDGGFSSAKAPAVSIGARGLAIMKITLEEGQKDMHSGMFGGIAYNVNRALAEMLASLHHNDHSIAVAGFYDDVSLPEGSEYGDHPKSNLLKDGEKSLGFCPTLYSPATTVEEALSVYPTLDINGISGGYTGPGFKTVIPYKATAYLSCRLVPKQDPQKTVKQVIQHLEKRVPPTLKFSYEIFEGSPGWRSSPHFPIVLALQEIYSQLYQQPCLRVFMEATIPIAPLLGAISKTEPIICGTSYLSDAIHAAEENFSLEQMRNGFLSICLLLDKFAKA is encoded by the coding sequence ATGAACAATGATCTCAATTATTTTGAAAGTCATTATCAAAAATTGCTCAAGGAATTTTCAGATTTTCTTCACTTTCGTTCTATATCTGCAGATCCTAATTGTCTGGCCGACTGCGAAAGCTGCGCTGCTTTCTTAGTTGACAATCTTAAAGATATATTCTCAATAGAATTATGGGAAAAACCGGGTCATCCTCCGATAATTTATGCTACTTACCGTGAAGCAGGTGCAACAGCCCCTACCCTACTTCTCTACAATCATTATGATGTGCAACCTGCGGATATGGCAGATGGGTGGTTAGCCGATCCTTTTACAATGAGAAAACAAGGAGAACATCTGATTGCTCGAGGGGCTTCCGATAATAAAGGGCAGTGTTTCTATACTTGGAAGGCTCTTGAACACTATTATCAATCCAGGAAAGGGTTCCCCGTCAACATTACCTGGATTATCGAGGGAGAAGAAGAAAGCGACAGCCGCACATTAAAGGCTTTTGTTCAAGAGAAGAAAGAGCAATTGCACGCTGATTATTTCCTCATTGTTGACGGAGGTTTTTCTTCTGCCAAAGCTCCTGCTGTTAGTATAGGCGCTCGAGGTTTAGCAATTATGAAAATCACCTTAGAAGAAGGCCAGAAAGATATGCACTCAGGAATGTTTGGTGGTATTGCCTATAATGTCAATAGGGCTTTAGCGGAAATGCTGGCATCACTACATCACAATGATCATTCTATCGCGGTAGCGGGCTTTTATGATGATGTTTCTCTTCCTGAAGGGAGTGAGTACGGTGACCATCCCAAAAGCAATCTTTTAAAAGATGGGGAAAAAAGTTTAGGGTTTTGTCCTACTCTATATTCTCCGGCAACAACTGTAGAAGAAGCTTTGAGTGTGTATCCTACTTTAGATATCAATGGTATCTCCGGAGGTTATACAGGACCGGGATTTAAAACAGTGATCCCTTATAAAGCTACTGCTTATCTTTCTTGCCGGTTAGTTCCTAAACAAGATCCTCAGAAAACAGTAAAGCAAGTTATCCAGCATTTAGAAAAACGTGTTCCCCCTACATTAAAATTTTCCTATGAGATCTTTGAGGGTTCACCGGGATGGAGAAGTTCTCCCCATTTCCCCATAGTTTTAGCTTTGCAAGAGATTTACTCCCAACTTTATCAGCAGCCGTGTCTGCGGGTATTTATGGAAGCGACTATTCCGATAGCCCCATTATTAGGTGCCATCTCAAAAACAGAACCGATTATTTGCGGCACATCCTATTTAAGTGATGCAATTCATGCTGCGGAAGAAAACTTCTCCCTGGAGCAAATGCGCAACGGTTTCCTTTCTATTTGTCTTCTTTTAGATAAATTCGCAAAAGCATAA
- the htrA gene encoding serine protease HtrA, with amino-acid sequence MTKKPIHVLLATAMFLSISTLSPLGFAAVKKDSRIAEVPQEVLLKEISGGFSKVAEQATPGVVYIESFPKCNRPVHPAPGRRGPYDNPFDYFNDEFFNRFFGLPTQKERPMSKEAVRGTGFIVSPDGYVVTNNHVVEDAGKIHVTLHDGQKYPAKVIGLDPKTDLAVIKINAEKLPHLTFGNSDNLKVGDWAIAIGNPFGLQATVTVGVISAKGRNQLHIADFEDFIQTDAAINPGNSGGPLLNIDGKVIGVNTAIVSGSGGYIGIGFAIPSLMAKKIIDQLISDGQVIRGFLGVTLQPIDAELAACYKLDKVYGALITDVVKGSPADKAGLKQEDVIIAYNGREVESLSAFRNAISLMNPNTRVLLKVVREGQVVEIPVIVSQAPQDDGVSALNRVGIRVQNLNSETAKKLGMTPDSKGVLIVSVEAGSVASSSGIAPGQLILAVNRQKVSSVEELNTVLKDGNNESILLMVSQGEIIRFVVLKPED; translated from the coding sequence ATGACGAAGAAGCCAATACATGTATTATTAGCCACAGCAATGTTTTTAAGTATTTCTACGCTGTCTCCTTTAGGATTTGCTGCTGTGAAAAAAGATTCGCGGATAGCAGAAGTCCCTCAAGAGGTGCTGTTGAAGGAGATTTCTGGAGGTTTCTCTAAGGTTGCTGAGCAAGCAACACCAGGAGTTGTGTATATCGAAAGCTTTCCTAAGTGTAACCGTCCTGTACATCCTGCCCCCGGACGTCGGGGACCTTACGATAATCCTTTTGATTATTTCAATGATGAGTTCTTCAATCGTTTCTTCGGTTTACCTACGCAAAAAGAGCGCCCGATGTCAAAAGAGGCCGTTCGTGGTACAGGATTTATAGTTTCTCCCGATGGTTATGTAGTCACGAATAATCACGTAGTTGAAGATGCCGGAAAGATTCATGTGACCCTGCACGACGGTCAGAAATATCCTGCTAAGGTTATAGGTCTAGATCCTAAAACGGATTTAGCAGTCATTAAAATCAATGCGGAAAAGCTTCCACATCTTACTTTTGGAAATTCTGATAATTTGAAAGTAGGTGATTGGGCAATAGCGATTGGGAATCCTTTCGGCTTGCAAGCTACAGTTACCGTAGGAGTGATTAGTGCTAAAGGAAGAAATCAGCTGCATATAGCCGATTTCGAAGATTTTATTCAGACAGATGCAGCTATTAATCCCGGAAATTCTGGCGGCCCTCTTCTAAATATCGATGGGAAGGTCATTGGAGTTAACACAGCTATTGTTAGCGGTAGTGGAGGTTACATTGGTATTGGTTTTGCTATCCCTAGTTTAATGGCTAAGAAGATTATCGATCAGTTGATTAGCGACGGTCAGGTAATTCGTGGGTTTCTGGGAGTTACTCTACAACCTATAGATGCGGAATTGGCAGCTTGCTATAAACTCGATAAAGTTTATGGAGCTCTGATCACCGATGTAGTTAAAGGGTCACCAGCAGATAAGGCAGGATTAAAGCAAGAAGATGTCATCATTGCTTACAATGGGAGAGAAGTAGAATCTCTTAGTGCATTCCGCAATGCCATTTCCCTGATGAATCCGAATACAAGAGTACTGCTCAAAGTAGTCCGTGAAGGCCAGGTCGTGGAAATTCCTGTTATAGTTTCTCAAGCTCCTCAAGATGACGGTGTCTCTGCTTTAAATCGTGTGGGTATCCGAGTGCAAAATCTCAACTCAGAAACTGCCAAGAAATTGGGAATGACTCCTGATAGTAAAGGTGTGCTGATTGTTTCTGTCGAAGCAGGTTCTGTCGCTAGTTCTTCAGGTATAGCTCCAGGCCAACTTATCCTAGCGGTCAACAGACAGAAAGTTTCTTCAGTAGAAGAACTGAATACTGTTTTAAAGGATGGAAATAATGAAAGCATCCTCCTGATGGTTTCACAAGGAGAGATAATTCGCTTCGTAGTATTAAAACCAGAAGACTAG
- a CDS encoding insulinase family protein, translating to MKAGDTYRNFVVKLSQDIPEIESKLLEVEHKPSGVSIMMIVNNDDENVFNICFRTCPSTSNGVAHVLEHMVLCGSSNYPVRDPFFSMTRRSLNTFMNAFTGADFTCYPAASQIPEDFYNLLSVYIDAVFHPLLTENSFLQEGWRYELNPENALTYTGVVFNEMKGAMMSGESRLSEALNAALFPSVTYGVNSGGEPKEILTLSHEDVVAFHQSQYTLGRCLFYFYGNIKPSRHLDFLEEKLLRHVGKLEKQTVTVPLQKRFKEPVRNILKYPSDTQDEDKVLFGLSWLTCSILDQQELLALHILDVVLMGTDAAPLKSRLLKSGFCKQADMGIDSEIREIPITIVCKGFSHGGAQKLESWIFACLEEIIREGIPNHLVEAAVHQLELARKEITGYSLPYGLSLFFRSGLLRQHGGHAEDGLRIHSLFADLREKLKQPDYLPKLIRKYFLDNTHFARVILLPDSDLIAIENQEEQALLKEIQQKLSPEDIEKIRLTSKILEEYQTQNENLDKILPNFSLDKVPNSGKEFNLVKENVSCGEVLHHDCFTNDLIFAELVMDLPPLSVEELPWLRLLVFLMLQLGCGGRSYKEQLEFLLEHTGGVDVSYEFSPHANNNTLLSPSISLRGKALISKADKLFQVMGDTLMSVDFTDVARIKELLMQHNEALTNSVRNSPMSYAVSMACMDKSITATMSYLASGLPYVDKIRDLTNNFDKEIDNVVGILQSLYNKCFFGKRQLVLSGSKANYQHLYENNFYGILDVEGKSCEPWVNPSIDISLASQGLYIPARAAFNALAFPIGDLPYDHPDAAALTVAAEILDNTVLHTKIREQGGAYGSGAAVNLGRGAFYCYSYRDPEIFDSHQAFLYGIEEVVKGNFSNDDIHEGVLGVIQNLDSPIAPGTRASTGYYRLRCGRIPALRQAFRRAVLAVTKEHICSVMKKYLQDNRDKATFVSFAGKEMLQDNASRFDQELPIKSAL from the coding sequence ATGAAAGCTGGAGATACATATAGAAATTTCGTCGTTAAGTTAAGTCAAGATATCCCTGAGATAGAAAGCAAATTACTTGAGGTGGAACATAAACCCTCCGGTGTTTCTATTATGATGATCGTCAATAACGACGATGAAAATGTTTTCAATATCTGCTTTAGGACTTGCCCATCAACTTCTAATGGAGTGGCTCACGTTTTAGAGCACATGGTGCTTTGTGGTTCCAGTAATTATCCGGTGCGAGATCCTTTTTTCTCCATGACACGACGTAGTTTAAATACGTTTATGAATGCCTTTACAGGTGCAGATTTTACCTGTTATCCTGCGGCGTCACAAATCCCAGAAGATTTTTATAATTTACTTAGCGTGTATATAGATGCCGTCTTTCATCCTTTACTGACTGAAAATAGCTTTTTACAAGAAGGATGGAGATATGAACTTAATCCTGAAAATGCCCTAACTTATACCGGTGTGGTTTTTAATGAGATGAAAGGCGCCATGATGTCAGGAGAATCTCGGTTGTCGGAGGCATTAAATGCGGCTTTATTCCCTTCAGTTACCTATGGCGTAAATTCTGGAGGCGAACCTAAAGAAATCCTTACCCTCTCTCATGAAGACGTTGTCGCGTTTCATCAGAGCCAGTACACCCTTGGACGTTGCTTATTTTATTTTTATGGAAATATTAAACCTTCTAGACATTTGGATTTCCTCGAGGAAAAGTTATTACGTCATGTAGGTAAGCTAGAAAAACAAACAGTTACTGTTCCTCTACAAAAAAGATTTAAAGAACCTGTAAGGAATATCCTTAAATACCCTTCGGATACGCAAGATGAAGACAAGGTTCTTTTTGGCTTATCATGGTTGACGTGTTCTATACTAGACCAACAAGAATTATTGGCTTTGCATATTCTTGATGTTGTTTTAATGGGCACTGACGCCGCTCCTTTGAAATCCCGCTTATTAAAATCAGGATTTTGTAAACAAGCCGATATGGGTATCGACAGTGAAATCCGAGAGATTCCGATTACCATCGTTTGTAAAGGATTTTCTCATGGAGGAGCTCAGAAATTAGAATCATGGATTTTTGCCTGTTTAGAAGAGATCATCAGAGAAGGTATCCCGAATCATTTGGTTGAAGCTGCTGTACATCAATTGGAGTTGGCAAGAAAAGAAATCACAGGGTATTCCCTCCCGTACGGCTTATCTTTATTTTTCCGTTCAGGATTGTTGCGACAGCATGGAGGGCATGCGGAAGATGGGTTAAGAATTCATAGCTTATTTGCTGACCTTCGAGAAAAGCTCAAACAACCAGATTATCTTCCAAAACTGATCAGAAAGTATTTTCTAGATAATACCCACTTTGCTCGTGTGATACTTCTTCCTGATTCTGATTTGATTGCTATAGAAAATCAAGAAGAACAAGCCCTTCTTAAAGAGATTCAACAGAAGCTTTCTCCTGAAGATATCGAAAAAATTCGTCTCACTTCTAAAATCTTGGAAGAATATCAAACTCAGAATGAAAATTTAGATAAGATTCTTCCAAACTTTTCTTTAGATAAGGTGCCGAATTCAGGAAAAGAGTTTAACCTTGTTAAGGAAAATGTATCTTGTGGGGAAGTTCTCCATCATGATTGCTTTACTAATGACTTGATCTTTGCAGAATTGGTCATGGATCTTCCTCCTTTGTCTGTTGAAGAACTGCCCTGGTTGCGTTTGCTTGTTTTTCTCATGTTACAGTTAGGCTGTGGAGGAAGATCCTATAAAGAGCAGTTGGAATTTCTCCTAGAGCATACAGGAGGTGTCGATGTTTCATATGAGTTCTCTCCACATGCCAATAACAACACTTTGTTATCACCATCAATAAGTCTACGTGGGAAAGCTTTAATATCGAAAGCTGATAAATTGTTTCAAGTTATGGGAGATACTCTCATGAGTGTTGATTTTACCGACGTAGCGAGAATCAAGGAATTACTCATGCAGCATAACGAGGCGTTGACAAATAGTGTGCGTAATAGCCCGATGAGTTACGCTGTCAGCATGGCCTGCATGGATAAATCTATAACGGCAACTATGTCTTATTTAGCTTCAGGTCTGCCTTACGTAGATAAAATTCGTGATCTTACAAATAATTTTGATAAGGAAATAGACAATGTAGTCGGCATTCTACAATCCTTATATAACAAGTGTTTCTTTGGTAAGCGTCAACTCGTTCTTAGTGGTAGTAAGGCAAATTACCAACACTTATATGAGAATAATTTCTATGGGATTTTAGATGTAGAAGGTAAGTCCTGCGAACCTTGGGTCAATCCTTCTATAGATATTTCCCTAGCATCACAGGGTTTGTATATTCCTGCTCGTGCGGCCTTTAATGCTCTAGCTTTCCCTATAGGAGATTTGCCTTATGATCATCCTGATGCTGCTGCCCTTACCGTAGCTGCAGAAATTCTTGATAACACTGTGTTGCATACAAAAATTCGTGAACAAGGTGGGGCCTATGGATCAGGAGCAGCAGTGAATCTCGGTAGGGGAGCATTTTATTGCTACAGTTATCGTGATCCTGAAATTTTTGATTCCCATCAGGCATTCCTCTACGGGATTGAGGAAGTTGTTAAAGGAAATTTCTCGAATGATGATATTCATGAAGGAGTACTTGGAGTTATTCAAAATTTAGATTCGCCAATAGCTCCAGGTACTCGTGCTTCTACAGGATATTATAGATTACGATGCGGAAGAATCCCTGCTTTACGGCAAGCATTCCGTAGAGCTGTCTTAGCTGTAACTAAAGAACATATCTGTTCTGTTATGAAGAAGTACCTACAGGACAACAGAGATAAGGCAACATTCGTTTCCTTTGCTGGGAAAGAAATGCTACAAGATAACGCTAGCCGCTTTGATCAAGAGTTGCCGATAAAATCAGCTTTATAG